Part of the Haloarcula laminariae genome is shown below.
ATCGCGTCCACACACTCCCGGAGAACGGCGTGTAGCCGCAGGTTCTCGCGCTCTTTCCGCCCCTCTTCGAAGACGTCGATTATCTCGCGGACCTTCTCGCCGGTCGCCTCGATCTCCAGGGCGTTTCGCTTGAGCGTCTCCGCTTTCGACTGGCTGTTGTGGGTCGCCAGATAGCCGGCGTAGCCGAGGATGACCTGAATGTTGGTTCGGATGTTGTGTCGGAAGACGCGGTGCAACACTTCTAGGCGCTGTTGCATCCGGAAGAGGTCGCTGATGTCGTGGAGCGTGATGATGCGGCCGATGGTCCGGTCGTGGACGTCGGTGACGGGGCTCTCGGAGACGTCGTAGGTCCGTCTGGTGCCCTTGGGCGTGAACACGCGTTTGTGCTGTGTCGTGTCCCCGATGGCGGTCAGCTCCGGACTCACGGTTTCGAGGGACTCCCCGAGCGCTCGCTCCGTCGTCGTCCCGAGGACGGTCGCCGCCCGGTCGTTCATGTCCACGATGGTCCCGTGGGTGTCCAGGACGAGGGCGCCTTGGTGCATCTGTTCGTACAGCGACCGGCGGGCATGACGAATCGGCGTCGGACTGGCGCCGAAGAGCTTGAACTGTGTCAGCGCCGAGAGATAGGCGACGCCCGACAGCGTGAACGCGACCGGCGTCGGGTCGATGCCGGCGGTCGGCAGGTAGCCCGACAGGTGTGCCAGATTCGTCGCCCACGGGGCTATCAGGCCGACGAGCAACGTGAGAGACTGGCCGCGGAAGGAACGCACCTGGCTCGTGATGAGTTTAAACAGCGGGACGAGCCCGAGGAAGCCGAGCAGATAGGTGTAGACGGCGATTACCCAGAACCACGGGCCGGGCGTCCGGCTCAGGGTCAGGATGCCGTCCTGGTGGATGAGTGTCGCGTCGAGATAGATGAGGTGGTGAAACTGGTCGGTGAAACCGAGAAACGCGGTGATCGCGGGGACGATCATGATCAACAGGACGTGTCGCCTGGTCGTGTACTCGTTGTAGCCGCCGTATTCGAGCGCGAACAGCAGCCAGGCGGCCGGGATGAGCGCCACGCCGAGCCACGTGCTGTTGGAGAAGAGCACTTTCATCCCGAGCGTCGTCGCCTCAATCCGGAAGATGAGCGTCGCCGACCACCAGCACTGACCGGCCATGAGGAAGACCAGCGGGACAGCCCCCGGCTCCGGGCGCTCTCGCCACGCCAGCAGCCCGGTCGTCACGCCGACGGCAATCGACGCAAGTAGTGCCAACTTCATCAACAGCAGGGTAGACACAACTTACCATAACTGGCAGTTAGTGATACTAATAAGATAGGGGCTACTGACAGTGGCCCATCCAATCGTCATTAATACCCTGTCTGGTACACGGATTGTTCACAATCAGTAGAAAAAATGGACCGGTTGCATCGGGGTGGCCGCGTCGGGTCGGTTACACGGGGCGAGGGTCTACCCGCTCACAGGAGCGGGACGACCACGAGCGCCAACACGGGCAACCGGCTGCACTCAGCGGCGACGGTGAGCCCGCCGTTGTTATCGGTACGGCCAAGGCCGGCGACGATGACGGCCAGATACACCACACTGACGAGGAGCCACGCCAGCTCCGGAAGGGCCAGAAGCCCCTCGACGAACGCGGTGACGAGGAGTGCGCCGGCGAGGCCGGACACTCCGTAGAGGGCGTAGCGCGTGCCCCTGACACCCAGGACGACCGGGAGCGTCTTCACGCCGATTTCCCGGTCGCCGACGCGGTCTCGGACGTTCGGTATCTCCACTCTGATGAACGAACTCAGGAAGAAAAACAGGAAGATGACGCCCGCAGCGGGCGGTATCGGTCCCTCGGCGAACGCCATCGGTAGGAAGACGATGACGAGCGCCCAGGCGCCGGCGACGAGGACCGAATTGAGGACGAACACCTGTTTGAGACGCTTCACCTGGCCGATACTGGGCAGCCAGTCCTGGGCGTAACAGAGCCAGGCGACGCCCGGGACCAGCGCCAGTCCGAAGGCGGCCGGCCCGCCGAGGACGGCCAGTGCGACCGCGAGCCCGTACGCGGCGGCGGAGAGGGCATACAGCAGGCGGTGGTAGCGTTGGACGAAGGCGGTCCGCGCCGGCGTGGTCCGCTCGTCGGTTTCGAGGTCGGCCACCCTGTCGTTGCCGTACACCGCAAAGGTCAACAGCCCCGCGACGAGGGCCGCCGGGGTCAGCGGGAGCGAGAGCAGTTCCGTCACGATGAGCACTTCGGCCGCCGCGATGATCGCGAGATACGCGGAGCTAAACAGGAGGAAGTTCTTCAACAGGGTCCCGAGCCGATACAGCCTCGGCGGAACCGCGCGGAGCAATACTGACGAGTCGTTCGTATTTGTCTGTGGTTTGATTGCCATTACTGCAGATAAATATTTGCAAGAGAGAGTGAAAATCACCCGCTGCGTTCCCAATACTAATACGGGAAATATATGGAAGCCTGTCCAGTTTCGCTCACCCCTCGCTGGCACCGGCGGCCTGGGCGACGTGTGCGAACGTCACCAGCCCCAGGCCGCCGGCGAGGTTGCCCGCGGTGACGGTCCCCATCACGACGGCGAACCGGATGAGGCCGACGCCGGCGCCGAACAGGCCGCCCAGCAGGACGTGTAACGCCGTGACGACGACGTGTTCGAACGGGCCCAGCGCGAGGAAGACGCCGACGAGATAGGCCAGCGTCAGCCGGCTCCCGTCGCTCTCGACCGAGACCAGGAGAAAGGAGAGCAGACTCACCAGCGCGCCCCCCGCGATGGCCCGGGCGAGGGAGGCCGGGAGGCTCCGCGAGGTGCTCTCGGTGGCGACGGCGGCCAGTATCTCGTTCGCCCCCGACGGGAGGGCGCCGCCGACGGCGAAGACGAGCGAGAACAGCCCGCCCCCGACCAGATTGAACAGGAGCGTTACGACCCACAGCCGGAGGAGCGACCAGGCCACGTCGGGGTCGCCGCTGTCGACGGCCGCGGCGACCGGGTCGGAGAAGTTCTCGTTGAACAGCTCCGTCCGGCCCGCGACCAGGAAGACGACGCCGACGCCGAAGGCGAGCGCACCGCCCAGCCTGGCGACGCCGTGGCCGACCGGCTCCAGGGCGCTCTCGACGATGCCCAGCCCGACGAGCCCGAAGACGACGGTAAAGCCCGCGATGAAGCTCGTCGAGACGAGTTCGAGCAGCGACTGGTCGAGCCGTCGTCGCCCCTCCGCGACCGCCCGGTCGAATATCTCCGCCGGCGTCGGCTCGCTCGCCATGCCCGACGCTCGCCCCCGGGCCGGAAAACGACCGCCGGGCGTTCGCGGTCCTAGCCGGTGCTTATCGGCCGGCCGTGTCGAACTCGCGTCCCGTGGCAGGGCGAGAGTACCCGAACGGACAGCCGGCAGTGTGGGAGTGGGCGCACAGCCAGAGTGATTACTTTTTATACACCCTCTCCCAAACCGAATCCAATGGGTCCCCGCACAGACTGGCTCGGTCGCGCGAAGCGCCAGCTGTATCGGGACCTCCGTACCGACCCGTATCTGCCGTATCTCCTGCTCGCGGCGCTGTTGCTCTCCGGATTCGGTTTCTGGCATCGCATCCCCGTCTTCGCGACCTGGGACGAACACGACCGGGTGTTAGACGCCCTGGTGGCCTACGCCGAAATCGTCAACGACCCCAGCATCGAGGGGGTCCGCGAGGGGATTTCTTGGAGTCGGGCCCCC
Proteins encoded:
- a CDS encoding histidine kinase N-terminal 7TM domain-containing protein, with the protein product MKLALLASIAVGVTTGLLAWRERPEPGAVPLVFLMAGQCWWSATLIFRIEATTLGMKVLFSNSTWLGVALIPAAWLLFALEYGGYNEYTTRRHVLLIMIVPAITAFLGFTDQFHHLIYLDATLIHQDGILTLSRTPGPWFWVIAVYTYLLGFLGLVPLFKLITSQVRSFRGQSLTLLVGLIAPWATNLAHLSGYLPTAGIDPTPVAFTLSGVAYLSALTQFKLFGASPTPIRHARRSLYEQMHQGALVLDTHGTIVDMNDRAATVLGTTTERALGESLETVSPELTAIGDTTQHKRVFTPKGTRRTYDVSESPVTDVHDRTIGRIITLHDISDLFRMQQRLEVLHRVFRHNIRTNIQVILGYAGYLATHNSQSKAETLKRNALEIEATGEKVREIIDVFEEGRKERENLRLHAVLRECVDAMERRYPEVTVEYDSGPENLLVDGLFDIVCSNVIENAAQHNTSSEPWVRVTVEASEETVEVRVADNGPGIEPHELALVEDGTETPLKHGSGFGLALVVWGADIAGGSVAFESDAAGTCVTLEIPVAGRVNP
- a CDS encoding UbiA family prenyltransferase gives rise to the protein MAIKPQTNTNDSSVLLRAVPPRLYRLGTLLKNFLLFSSAYLAIIAAAEVLIVTELLSLPLTPAALVAGLLTFAVYGNDRVADLETDERTTPARTAFVQRYHRLLYALSAAAYGLAVALAVLGGPAAFGLALVPGVAWLCYAQDWLPSIGQVKRLKQVFVLNSVLVAGAWALVIVFLPMAFAEGPIPPAAGVIFLFFFLSSFIRVEIPNVRDRVGDREIGVKTLPVVLGVRGTRYALYGVSGLAGALLVTAFVEGLLALPELAWLLVSVVYLAVIVAGLGRTDNNGGLTVAAECSRLPVLALVVVPLL
- a CDS encoding formate/nitrite transporter family protein, producing the protein MASEPTPAEIFDRAVAEGRRRLDQSLLELVSTSFIAGFTVVFGLVGLGIVESALEPVGHGVARLGGALAFGVGVVFLVAGRTELFNENFSDPVAAAVDSGDPDVAWSLLRLWVVTLLFNLVGGGLFSLVFAVGGALPSGANEILAAVATESTSRSLPASLARAIAGGALVSLLSFLLVSVESDGSRLTLAYLVGVFLALGPFEHVVVTALHVLLGGLFGAGVGLIRFAVVMGTVTAGNLAGGLGLVTFAHVAQAAGASEG